The Nocardioides luti genome contains a region encoding:
- the lipB gene encoding lipoyl(octanoyl) transferase LipB yields the protein MSDLTFRTVGLGDDAVDYLAAWDLQREVHAGVVAGDLPPTVLFLEHPPVFTAGKRTDPHERPADPGGAAVIDVDRGGKITFHGPGQLVGYPIVALPDHVKVVDYVRRVEEALIAVCRDLGVTTARVPGRSGVWLRADERGPERKIAALGIRVSRGVTMHGFAINCDVDLGWYDRFVPCGIADAGVTSLSRELGRDVPVGNVIPLVERHLGEYLAWTAYSPTPDYEPRPEPGRTPRIELISPAR from the coding sequence GTGAGCGACCTGACCTTCCGCACCGTCGGCCTCGGTGACGACGCCGTCGACTACCTCGCCGCGTGGGACCTCCAGCGGGAGGTGCACGCCGGGGTGGTGGCCGGCGACCTGCCGCCGACGGTGCTGTTCCTCGAGCACCCGCCGGTCTTCACCGCGGGCAAGCGGACCGACCCGCACGAGCGTCCGGCCGACCCCGGCGGCGCCGCGGTGATCGACGTCGACCGCGGCGGCAAGATCACCTTCCACGGGCCGGGCCAGCTGGTCGGCTACCCCATCGTCGCGCTGCCCGACCACGTCAAGGTCGTCGACTACGTACGCCGGGTGGAGGAGGCCCTGATCGCGGTCTGCCGCGACCTCGGCGTGACGACCGCGCGGGTCCCCGGCCGCAGCGGCGTGTGGCTGCGGGCCGACGAGCGCGGCCCGGAGCGCAAGATCGCCGCGCTCGGCATCCGGGTCAGCCGCGGCGTGACCATGCACGGCTTCGCGATCAACTGCGACGTCGACCTCGGGTGGTACGACCGGTTCGTCCCGTGCGGCATCGCCGACGCGGGCGTCACCTCGCTCTCGCGCGAGCTCGGCCGCGACGTCCCCGTCGGCAACGTCATCCCGCTGGTGGAGCGGCACCTCGGCGAGTACCTCGCCTGGACGGCGTACTCCCCCACGCCCGACTACGAGCCCCGCCCGGAGCCCGGTCGGACCCCGCGCATCGAGCTGATCTCGCCCGCGCGCTGA